One window of Carcharodon carcharias isolate sCarCar2 chromosome 25, sCarCar2.pri, whole genome shotgun sequence genomic DNA carries:
- the LOC121269671 gene encoding E3 ubiquitin/ISG15 ligase TRIM25-like: protein MAALSCLKEELACPVCLELLNDPVTTNCGHNFCSQCLEEVWSEARSLNQDIQCPQCRHRYTEKPVLKKNILLVALIDQFIQEPAEFSGDGDDVPCDWCFETVLKAEKTCLTCMASYCLSHLRPHIQNAAYQDHEITSPIRDLQKRKCKEHRKIQELFCTTHSIFVCDSCKPTHISCKITSLEEQCKEKQVNVQSILGEISDEIKAAEGKLDSLANEHRSVKETASKMKILMGEKFKEIKKLLITKEESMRKLIDEEYMEIEISFEAASRQILEHIEELSNTKSQIEPLAKEKDQWRFLKATSSIPNQVTHLLNPGEAVNAYNRRLQFICKYALKLISNLKPELDKFWQEIFKYGEFCELTFDPKTAHRQVALSEGNRKIFWCDYAQSYDNNPERFTNSIQVLCSQKFSQDCYYWDISTKHSTGWAIGIAYKSINVGVSLSQTEKSWCIQWNSNYYFSAWHNNAEYKLAWVIPPTIRVCLNFDGGSVSFYSVADSITLLHKYDVAFTEPVHPACCLINTGKNNALALEPPP, encoded by the exons ATGGCTGCCTTGAGTTGCTTGAAGGAAGAACTGGCCTGTCCTGTATGTCTGGAGTTGTTGAATGATCCTGTGACCACAAATTGTGGCCATAATTTCTGTTCTCAATGCCTCGAGGAGGTATGGAGTGAAGCTAGAAGTCTAAATCAGGACATTCAGTGCCCACAGTGCAGGCATCGTTACACCGAGAAACCCGTGCTAAAGAAAAACATACTTTTGGTTGCTCTCATCGACCAGTTCATCCAAGAGCCAGCAGAATTTTCGGGAGATGGTGACGATGTTCCCTGCGACTGGTGTTTTGAGACGGTTCTCAAGGCTGAAAAGACATGTTTGACGTGCATGGCCTCCTACTGTCTCTCCCACCTGAGGCCTCACATTCAGAATGCTGCTTACCAGGATCATGAAATAACAAGTCCAATCAGGGACCTGCAAAAAAGGAAATGCAAAGAGCACAGAAAGATCCAAGAGTTGTTTTGTACAACACACAGCATTTTTGTGTGTGACTCTTGTAAGCCTACACATATAAGCTGTAAAATAACCTCATTAGAGGAACAGTGTAAAGAGAAACAG GTGAATGTTCAAAGTATTCTTGGAGAAATATCTGATGAAATAAAAGCAGCAGAAGGAAAACTTGATTCTTTGGCAAATGAGCACCGTTCTGTCAAA GAAACTGCATCCAAGATGAAGATATTGATGGGAGAAAAGTTTAAGGAGATCAAAAAGCTTCTTATAACAAAAGAAGAATCTATGAGGAAGCTAATAGATGAAGAGTACATGGAAATTGAGATAAGCTTTGAAGCAGCTTCAAGACAAATTCTTGAACATATTGAAGAACTCAGCAACACCAAAAGTCAAATCGAACCTTTGGCAAAGGAGAAGGACCAGTGGAGGTTCTTGAAG GCCACTTCATCAATACCCAATCAAGTCACACATCTTCTTAATCCAGGAGAAGCCGTAAACGCATACAACAGAAGACTACAATTCATATGCAAATACGCTTTAAAGCTAATCTCAAATCTCAAACCTGAACTGGACAAATTTTGGCAGGAGATATTCAAGTATGGAG AATTCTGTGAACTCACCTTTGACCCAAAGACAGCACACAGGCAGGTCGCTTTGTCAGAAGGAAACAGGAAGATATTTTGGTGTGATTATGCACAGTCCTATGACAATAATCCTGAAAGATTCACTAACAGCATCCAAGTGCTGTGCTCGCAGAAGTTCTCTCAGGATTGTTATTACTGGGACATCTCCACCAAGCACAGTACTGGCTGGGCAATTGGGATTGCTTACAAAAGCATCAATGTAGGAGTTAGCCTCAGTCAAACTGAAAAATCATGGTGTATACAGTGGAACAGCAACTATTATTTCTCAGCTTGGCACAATAATGCAGAATATAAATTAGCATGGGTGATACCTCCAACTATCAGGGTGTGTCTCAATTTTGACGGTGGTTCTGTATCATTTTACTCTGTCGCTGATAGTATAACTCTGCTACACAAATATGATGTTGCATTTACAGAACCTGTCCATCCTGCCTGCTGCCTTATAAACACAGGGAAAAATAACGCACTGGCTTTGGAGCCTCCACCCTAG